The following proteins come from a genomic window of Eulemur rufifrons isolate Redbay chromosome 26, OSU_ERuf_1, whole genome shotgun sequence:
- the MAD2L1 gene encoding mitotic spindle assembly checkpoint protein MAD2A, which yields MALQLAREQGITLRGSAEIVAEFFSFGINSILYQRGIYPSETFTRVQKYGLTLLVTTDLELIKYLNNVVEQLKDWLYKCSVQKLVVVISNIESGEVLERWQFDIECDKTAKDDSAPREKSQKAIQDEIRSVIRQITATVTFLPLLEVSCSFDLLIYTDKDLVVPEKWEESGPQFIANSEEVRLRSFTTTIHKVNSMVAYKIPVSD from the exons ATGGCACTGCAGCTCGCCCGGGAGCAGGGCATCACCCTTCGCGGGAGCGCCGAAATCGTGGCCGAGTTCTTCT cATTTGGCATCAACAGCATTTTGTATCAGCGCGGCATATATCCCTCCGAAACCTTTACTCGCGTGCAGAAATACGGGCTCACCTTGCTTGTAACTACTGATCTCGAGCTCATAAAATACCTAAACAACGTGGTGGAACAACTAAAAG ATTGGCTGTACAAGTGCTCTGTTCAGAAGCTCGTCGTAGTTATCTCAAATATCGAAAGCGGCGAGGTCCTTGAAAGATGGCAGTTTGACATTGAGTGTGACAAGACTGCAAAAGATGACAG TGCACCCAGAGAAAAGTCTCAGAAAGCTATCCAGGATGAAATCCGTTCGGTGATCAGACAGATCACAGCGACAGTGACATTTCTGCCACTGTTGGAAGTTTCTT GTTCGTTTGATCTGCTGATTTACACCGACAAAGATCTGGTTGTACCTGAAAAGTGGGAAGAGTCGGGCCCGCAGTTCATTGCCAATTCCGAGGAAGTCCGCCTCCGCTCCTTCACCACTACCATCCACAAAGTGAACAGCATGGTGGCCTACAAAATCCCCGTCAGCGACTAA